Part of the Danaus plexippus chromosome 23, MEX_DaPlex, whole genome shotgun sequence genome is shown below.
ATAGTTAACTTAAACACAGACAGTTTCACGGTTTATTTGCTAAACggcatattaataaaagtatgaatCAGTGAATTATCACTTAGTTGGAATCTCAATacatattaagattattacaTGTTATCTATTATGTTATGTAGAGAGTGTAAAGTAGTTGAAACCGTCCCAGTGTATTACAAACTCAGCACAACACACATACGGCTGAACTATGATCTGACACAGCACTGTATGCTGCGTCACAAGTCCTGTAACGATGTCGCGACACCGACTAACGGTAGCCGCCGCCCGCGCCGCATTATATATGCATGTGGTGGGGCGCGTGGTGGGGGAAGGGCTACAGCAGCGCTCGGCGACACTCGTCCCGGTACGCGCCCGCTGAGCCCCTATTTCATGTTTGCCATCTGTAAGCAATAataccaaaataataatattcacatctatgttgtatatatatatatatagttgtaagtataataaataaacaaggaAATCTGTGCTGTGCATGGACTAAGGTTGGCGTCTCAGTAAATTTGCATGACACAGAGTAGTGGAATGTAAGAAAGAAATGGTATGTGCATGAATTAAATGCAGAATAAGTATATAACTAAAAAGCAGAGGTCTGCCAAAAACATGAACACCCtatgtcataaaaaaagaaaatgtcagTATTGCCTAATTTTTTAGcaatttttagaaattattaagcaattttataaagaacttttataaatgaacaataacaaaaacaagacTTAATAGTGGATAgacaaaatgaaaacaaaattatgggTTCAGTAGAGTGAGGACCACAAAATAGTTGAAGATTCCTTAGACAAGCAAATTAATTACTGATATTCAAAATTCACATAGGATATCAACCGAAAAGCCTTATAGTCcataggatatatatatatatatatatcctatgGACTAGACCCTCCCTACATTTCCAAAATCCCCACCTAGCCTTTTGCAGTTCAATCTGTCCCTCCAGAGTCTTAGCCAGGTAGATAACAAACAACTGTGACAGCGCTACACCCAGAGCCACTGAGGCTATTGTATAGAGATTCCTCTCAGCCCAAGAACGGACTATCTCTATACAACCGCTCGTCCAAACACGTTTGCTGGCTTCGGCAACCTGGAATAAGATTGACAATTCATTAACTGATTTGTGTTCAGTATTTTTAGTTTACcgtctattaaattatacaggTGACACAGATGATAATGAtctcttaattattttgtgttcaGGGTAGAAAAAGCTAGCACATATATTGTAATTCAAGTCggtcaaataaatatgtttaagatagtattattataatataatgcatGAGATATTTGGATAGTCTTACAATCTTTGTTATTTCCTATTACGGcctttatatttctatgtaacGGAAGTTAATACAgattattcaattttttatcCCAGGACCACTTCATTCTAAAAACTAAATTGATTCAATAAGACGACTAACCCATGAATACATGTGAGACTAACCTAAAGTAAAACAATAGCTATCTCTTTCTTACTCACATTACATGAGTGTGAAAGAGACGAATATAGGTTTGATATGAGggtattattaaaagattataaCACAATCGCCCAAGATGAATTATCCGTTATAGCCACACTTACTGATGTGGCTATTCCTGTCTTATCTTGTTTGTTTCTCTTTGACATAAAGATTACTAAACTGATTTTAATCAAACTTTGCAGTGATGTAGCTGAGACATCGAAATAAGACATAGGCGTTCATATATCCCAAAATTGCGTGTAGTTTAACGGTAAGTCATATCATAGATGTCGCTGATGATTAGTTACGACTACAGTTAACACACTACTTCCGAGCCAAATTCCAATATCCAGGTTAGGACGCggacaaaacaaaaaactattatagcATAAACAAATCTTTTCCTAGCCAAATAATCAAGTAACCCACGGGATAATTCTGCACACCATAACCACACATGATGTTCACGAGTCCCGAGCTGATGTCCGTAGCGTTGATGCAACAAGAGAACGGAACCCCGCAACGCTCCACTGACGGGGAAGTACAGTTGTAGTATTCGTTCTTCGACCAGTCCATGTAACCGTCTGATGTTAGTCCGCAGCAGTGGAACtgaaaatatatggaaaataaatagtcTTCCACAGATAAACAATATCTTAATGACCATTCTAATTGAAGTAAAGCACTTAATAATCTGGTGACGAGGTCACGATAAGTGACAGGATAATGTGAACATTAGCTGAGAGACATGAATTAGCGAAGTTAGCAAgagatagttttatatttaatatattattttagatgcAAGAGTTCAGACACAAATTTTCTTAATCTGATAGCAAATTATTGTACAACTAACATCCTTCTGAGCAAAGTCGATAAAGTTCTGCAAGTCGGGATCATCTCTATATGAGTGTACGACTCGGTCTGTGAAGCCCAACTCGAACAGGCCGTGCAGCGAACGCGGGAACACGAAACCACACACAGCCGAACCCATCTCAAACAGGAACAGCACTAGTAAACACAGCGAGTACTGCCAACAAGTTATAATACGTTAGAATTACATCAAACATGACAGGTGTCACTCATGACAGATGACACATATTAAAGGTCATTTGGCATTTGAGAGATTAGTCAGTTGAATAAGGTTGTCTGCACAGTACATACTGCCAATGTCACACAACTACATATTACTGGATATATTAgtcttattacaaaaaattgtaGGATTGCTTAGTTGAATGTGCACTTCGTACTCATTCATGTTTTCTTAATTCTTTTTCTCTgtagaaaaatgaaaatatacttgtatttttaaatttttatgtaatatttttaagctaGGACACACACAAGATACGACTTTTGTaaagttaatgttaaaataattatagctaatatatttaatacttacgAATTTCAATAGACATGTATTTTCTCTCAAAGCACCAATACAGCCGGCAAAACTGACAATGAAGACAATACCTCCCAACAGAGCTATCAGTAGACTAATGTTTAGAAGTACATCATATACTGTCTCTAGCTGtaatataacacattttaaatttatattctttacagaataaaataatatatacttacgAAACACAACTTTAATGTCACTACAGTGATAaagatttaaagttttaaacagtttatatattaaaaacggacaaacaaacatatttgcAACACAAtgtgtgatatttttaaatagaatagtCATAAAACAGAGTgggtaataattatttacacttaCTTTCATAATAATCATAACTGTGGGAAACGTTAGTTATACTTcataattgattaatattgtCATTCTAATCATTGCTTAGTTAGTTTCTAAGCAAGAATTGAATCTCTGTAGtaacatatgtatacattacCTTAACTTGACCCATGGCCTGCCATTTGTCTATGAATGCATAAAGTCCCACTCCAATAAGCAATCCTCCGAACAactgaaaaaatttatatatatatacaaaaaaaaatctaagtaAGCACTGCTTATACTTTTAACAtgataaatagtaatataatttaaaatcaccaAATgctacattacaaaaaaaatataaaaaaaagtggaAATATCATCccagacttttttttttcagatactTCATAAATTTAGTTCTGAAGAGACATTTGTAATCATATGCTCACCTTCTGGCAGAGCAACTTTTTTACTAGAAttgaaaacatataattttaaaaatttaaatttgtatatagaaaGAGttctatatacaaatttaaattttctaaaaaaatattaaaataaaataaatcatgtaAAAAAGTCTAGTCTTGGTACttctagaattttatttattgaagtcatgaataatagtatatttagTCATGTTTAGCGGGTAtcagttttaatgttatatattttagtttgaaattaattcatatcagAGAGAATATgagcattatatatatatatatgtctgtcCTATACATCCTTTTAGAAAAGGACTCAATTCTCAGTAGAAAAAGTTATATCAACATCTATATACAGCCATGTCTGctcaattcaaataattacaaagtgGTTTGCTatacacaattaaataatttatttaaaggcaACCAACAAAAGACCCtccataacattattttaattacagttatttataagtttacgAGCTGTGGTCTGCCTTAATAAGTATATTCTGATAGACAGGAAGTGACGAGTAATATAAAGGtgaattacaaaaaactaaatgaaacATGTCACAAAGTAACTGtttatgtcaaataatttgtttacaaaatataaaatatcatagaaatcaatttgtttgtttcaaaaagaaaaaaatgttattagtgTCATGTTGATTATAATCGGCTCTTCACTATTATgtcctttattatttatatatatttgaaatatgatttcatacgttattataaaaagatatttatttacgtaaattGTGATTAAATTACTGTCTTTGTATGACCCATATGttccgaaaatataaaatatataaatataatatttccttaaTGCTCAGtatatgaagtaaaaaaagattactttttttattacatatgttaatcttaaaattattcagtCAAATCACTCCCGACTAGTGATAACAACAGCGGAAACTGTTTAATGATagctacatttatatatatctcttCCATTATGTTGAACAATGGTCGCACAATTAGAAAATAGAATTCACACCAAACAATGGATGcagtaaaaactttttcattgtTAGAAATCGTTATGAATCATTTTCACACTTACCCAGAAgacaaaattcaaaacaaaaatcatatatttcacACAACCGCTGACATATGTAAAATTGGGACCCCGCCGACGATGCATTTTCGTATTGATTACACTAACAGCAAGAAACAGGacagtttatatttgttaatacaaatatacacttgttttcatttaataacaatgCATTTTATGGTGATGAGTAATTCAATAGATTTATCGCTCATTTGCTGTCGACCCACACCCGTCAAGTCTCGGCATagactatattattatagataccAGACCGTGCAATGTGCAATCCAGAAATGTTGCCAGCttcatgttaatattttaaagagttaAAAATGCAGGTTCACTTCAACacatgttattattatgtatgaaaaaactcaatttttccttaaaaataacaataaaagaaaaacaaaaaccaaTGAAAAATTGTAGGagttagttttaatatgtaaagttAGCAAATTCATGACAAAtctaacaaaaattacaatatctaagaattgataatatttatattgttgtttatgATTTAgacatattaatgaaaataaagtttgttagaagaaattaaaaagaaaattaatatatatgttttttttaatacgatatGACAGATAATCTAAGAGGAAGCTATTCAGATTCAAATTATGAgtaccaaataaaaaatttattgtgcGTAGAGTCCTTCGCGCAGAAGAAGTGAAGCTCTTAACGTtggaatgaaaacaaaaagggGTAGAAATTCAATGTTAAGGAATTTTTAGTATTTCTTgaagacaaactttattaacattcctTACAAGTCACAATTGATTACCAGCATGCTTTCGAGCGCCACCCCACGCCCCGCAGGAGCGtaaaacgtttaacgcaaccttatTGGAAGTGGCATgagaagtttcattttaacaaatgaaTTACATGTCATCCCTTCATATTTCGTCTTATTTATTGTAGTAATGGATTTCTTGCTTTATGTAATAAGGCGTGGCAACTTTCAAGGACATCTTTTagcgtttttattttgttcgtaTGAATTCtttcttgaaatttttttttggtaattcttttaataagtTCTGTGGTTTCAGAAGATTGATTTTTAAACCTTTTCCTATTTTTCTAGTCCTTAAATTTCATTCGAAATCAATGCTGTTGTTTACAAGCcaactaaaacatattttgggACTCAAAacgttttttctttttacttttgGTCAAGATTCTAAACTAAAAGTTTCACATATGAGTGGGTTGGTGCTCAGagtgtatttataaacaaaacaagttATTACAAAGCCCCACCGCaatctgtaaaataaaaaaagcttcaatttgtattattatagcCGGCTCTGGTTCTTTTGTTTGAGTGCCCGCTAAAGACCTATTGAACTTTTATCGTAAACGTTGTTTTTAAGAtgaataataatgagatctatgaCTCGCGacttgtattcatttaaataaaactaatatttttcggatatactacgcctgctttatttctgtaaaaaacgatatactcccgacgtttcggttacttttcagcaaccgtgatcacgggcagatgagatgTGAGTAtttgtcagttggtcctgttatttatcatctaccgccatagATTGCTTAATTTTCTacgcggtacgccagaaaaattaacagaaggaattgctgaaaagtaaccgaaacgtcgtgaGTATGTTGTATATAGTAGTATGTTGTATATAGTAGTATGTTGTATATAGTAGTATGTTGTATATAGTAGtatataatccgaaaaatattagcttcatttaagatgaatagtatttttttctagaattaattatttttttaatctaacttattgtatacatatttaataaggtCCTACGGGTAGGTATACAAACTTACAAGCTTTACATGCATTCCgcattttttagttttaaatttcatcgCTAAAGacgcttttaatttattttcagtaaaataatatttaaaagaatgttacgtacgcgctacatattataaaataaatgaacatcgccggggcaacatcgttgtatggataaaatatcatatagcGAGTGACGctgctgactccgcggaacgagcaccaagccgtgtgaaccagaagattcctgataccacacaagctatggaatggcattgctatcctaacatcggggctatcatgtagtcttaggtataggttataagttttaatatgtaatttttattataatatacatataagtatgtttcgtagttttcctggaacctccggttgccaccttatataattagaataattttaaaaataaatctgtaaGTTTGtcaattaacttaataaaaaataaatcggtCTTACTGAATTTAAcacgaatattattttgatccCTATCACTAAATAGTTCTTTGGGAAAATGACGTGGTAGAGTCTCGATGTGGTGAAGATACTGAaactcgaacatgggctggctcgaccgggaaaGTGCCACCCTCTTACAGAAAATCGgtgtgaagtagtctttaatggctgcgtttcatcCGATGAGCGAGAGCTGACTGCCTATCCCTTTTTCCAAACTTTCCTCTCCCTTTTGCCCAATCAAGGGTGGCAGCGCATCCACAAAACTGCGTTGAGGATGTCCATGGACGACGTAGACTTCCTCCGTCCGGCAGGCCGTTTACTcgtttagtataaaaaaaagatttgaaaaatttaaatctctaaaaaaaaaacctaaaacaAACTTAACATTGTGATAATTAACATGTACGTGGAATGTGAATAAATTAACCTTAAACTATTCTTTGTTATTCAAAGAATCTTAAGAAGTGGAATATACGAGTAAGTTATTTCGATTTGAAAAGCCTCTTTCATCATTGACAAGTTCTGTTATGTTAGGTGAGGAACATTGGCGAAAGAAAAGTCAAAAATTTATAGCATATATTCTCTAAACAATTTTCTCAAGTAGGTTCTCATCAAAACAATCAAAACTTCCTTAATAATTACGAtcatcaatatatttgtaaaaatcaaattgcaaataaaaataagattctaCTGTaagcatatttattgcaaaaaactattatatcaGTCTGTGTAAAAAGATCGGTTCCCTTCATCAATGCTCATGTCCAGGGTATCAGGTTCATATTCTTCATCAATCATCCGACTCTTGATGATCTGTTTGTAAACGAAGGCTGATTTACGAGGAGTTCTCTCACGACCTGGGCTTGAGAAGTTGACACGATACAGGCCGAATCTCGCTCTGTTAAaagatctttattatattaatctatCGCTATCATAACTATACGTAACAAAACAAcctaataaaagataaaatgggATGACATTGATAAGAATTAAGATAACATGAGTATGATGATTATGGATCAAGAATAAGATAttatgtaatgagatctaagatattcgcgagttttattcctttaaatgaaactaatatttttcggataaactacgcgtgatttatttttgtaaaaaactacatactcccgacgtttcggttacttttcagcaatagtgatcacgggcagacgagatgggtatgtctgtcagttggtccttgttatttatcaagaTATAATgtgttatgtaaatttttatcttaataaaactcaCCCGTAACCCTCAAACCATTCAAAATTATCCATCAAGCTCCAAGCCATGAATCCTCGCAGATCCACTCCATCTTCTATGGCTTTAAGAGCATCGTTTAGCGCAGCACGGTAGTATCTAATTCTATCATCATCGAGGATATCAGCTTCCTGAGGCGAGGACCAGCCGTTCTccgtgatataaaatattggacCGTTGTACCTCTTGTGAAGATTTATCAAGGCATCGTAAAGACTGTTAGGTGTTTGCTAAAAATATgtctgtattttaattataaactaaaaaaacgaAGTACGTCAATAATACGAAAATAAACGAAGTATAGCATTTTACATCATATTACTTACAACTAACCACGCAGACGCAGATTTTGGCCACTCCGGGGGTGCGTAAGACCCAACATCAATGTCGTCGTATAAAGATGGCACTGGATGAATTATCTTGTATTCCGTGGCAGACACAAAGCTGCTGGTGTAATGGTTTACTCCAATGAAGTCACCAGTACCTCGTATAAGTTCTTTTTCTTCATCAGTGAAATTTGGTAAACGAGATCGTAGGTAACCCTGATTAGCGCTTTTCTCTGCAACAATTTTAACAATCTCCTTCGGAAAACCTCCTTCCTTCGAATATATCGGTTTTATGTAGAGATCGAACTGgaattataatagttaagtAATTTAACATACAAATCTGATATGagacaaaatattgtaagtcTTTAATAAATCGTACGTCCGCTTGTCTTTTAATTTCAGCAGCAAACTTATCTTGTTCAGAATCAGTTAGTGGTAGATACCATCCTACACTGATGGCAATACCACACACACCGCCTTGAGATTTCTTGAATTCGTTTTTATAAACCCTGTACGCCCGAGCATGGGCGAGGAGTAGAGTTCGAGCGCAATAGTAAGTACCAATatcagttatatttaaaagtggaGCTTTGGTCGCACTGCCATAACCTTGATGACAAAACTCTTTTGGTTCATTGAAAGTAATCCAGTGCTTGACTCTGTCTCCAAACTTTCCAAAGACCACACGGACGTAGTCTTCAAACCACTCTGGGAATAATGGATTCATGAATCCTCCCAAATCTTGTAACTTCTGTGGCAAGTCCCAGTGGAACAGAGTGACCATGGGCGTTATACCGTATTTGATCATTTCATCTATATAGTTGTTGTAAAACTCAACCCCGGCATCGCTGACTTTGTTGGCCAGGCCATTGGGTAGTATTCTAGACCAGGAGAGAGAGAACCTGTAAGCATCTAGCCCCAACTCCCTCATCACCTCCACATCACGTTTGTAGTTATTGTATGTGTCGGCTGCAACATCACCATTGCTCACATCCTTGATTACGTTAGGGTTGGTGTGAGTCAAACGATCCCATATATTCTCGCctttgtctaaaaaaataacaaaatatgctTATTCCTCTATACAAAGCTTATAGCCATCCTAACTGGTGGAGCTGGCCGTTTTAACTTCGTAGTTACGTAGAATAAGTTCATACAGAATCAAAATATAAGGCCGTTTTTCCACTGGAACTTACAAgctatatattattctgatgTATGGACATGTatacatacagacatacaGTGTTTGCTTCAAGGTGCAAGAAACATCTGCGGGCAAACTTTAGTCTGTAAGGTGTCGGTAGGGTTACAACTGGacgttaaaaatgtacaatttagtttttctataaattcttaatatacatattgaaACAGCTTATTTTGTCAGTATTATCATTGGATTTGCTGTAGCTCAAGATCAAATGATAGTTTacactaaattaaataaacattaagagCATCACCATCGGCGCTCCATCCTCCTTCTATCTGATATGCTGATGTGGCAGCCCCGAACATGAAGTCCTCAGGAAATCTTCTTTCTTGAGCATGGCTGCCGATTAACaagctgaaataaataaatgcaaaatcGGCTACTAACTCACCAACTAGGTTTAGGGATTCgtaacgaaatatttataaattatcataccAAAGAAATGATAACAACTTCATATCCACACGTCCAAGCACCTCGTATGTTACTTAGAAACATCCTATCAGCTGTGGGATCGGTGTTCCGAATGAGATAAATTCGTGCATAAGATTGACTACTCAGTATTCaaaatgaattgttttataaaactttgaatTAAGCTtgttagataattttttgCAGAGAATCTCGCTTACCTTGGACTTTAGCAGAAAACGAGATGCTTCTGAATTTGTCCAATACTACCTTAGAGTGTACAATTTTAAGTTGAAGATATTTTCTATCTGTTTCCAAATTTATTGTCCTTATaagattaagaaatataaaaatataggcagaaataaaatacgttatttattgattttgttttgaaaggaaaataactctatttagataatttttaacacatgTCTAAACAGAACACAAAAAATGCAAGTTTTTGGTCACCCATCGGATGTGGACTTAAGAATTgactttgaataaataaagccCATcactgtcattttttttttgataaaatataatcttttatgTGCAAAAATATTCACGGAAAATTCGTGTAATCCATTGCCTATAATTTTTGAACGGTCTGCCGCGGTCTACATATAAAACGTTCGATTGAAATTACAAAGACTAAACGATGTAATagtcacattttaaaatataaactttaagttTCATAATAAAGTCAGAAGTCACAAACACAATCGAAGTCTATAGAATAGAGagagtacttttttttttagaattttagaTTACAGCAAAcagctaatattttttatgatattaaaaaaccatTGTGAGTGTTGTTTTAATGACGGGACCAATTCTAACTAGACTTATggttacttacttacttactttagTTACTTCAATGAAATTactcaaaaaaacaaaattgttaaagTTTGTTATTATTCATCCACAGAGTAAAAATCAGGGTAACAGTATAAATATTGCACTGAAAACTtccttagaaaatatttaaacaaaatctcAACGTACAATGATCTTTTACATACGTGTGTTGTTTCAGATctgatatatatgtgtattggGTGTTGTGTAACTTACTGCAAATGTTATAAggtgtatatgtatgtatattatatacatgtatataggtgtatatgtatgtatatatatatattgtaggaatatgagagggtaggagagaatcaatgtaggaatatgagagggtaggagagactcaaacgacatataagcagttgtcagaggaccTCAGGactctttttcgttcgtaacgcgcgttggtgtgatagtttagtcgttagtagattttagaagtgtgtttaaatctttcttttgtgttatattcggatttcatttaacgattagtttaaatcaagatagttgaaagttattcatttagaattgtttttatttttgtgtaaatttaataaattagcggtggaattgtatcgaatgttatttttttaaaaagtcaattcttactttgtttctaagatcagaagtgcgatacgtaccttgagaaccccgtttggtaaggccttgttatttcaatttacccacacattatttttttttgtgttttgttaaatatttcattataactgttttttttagacaccgagttattttaaatatcgtgttacgttattatcgagaatattaatttgtgttaattactttgtttaagcggtgagtaagcttttattgcgtttgtttgttgatacgttaatttctagcgatcatacttatttaattattttattttgttactaaaatgtctGAACGTGAACGCAATTGTCTTGATAGTAATCCTCGTCGTGATCGTAGCTAGAGTCAGGGTAATAGTTCCCGTGAGCAATCCTTTGATGAGAATAACATGTTGAGACTTGATATGGAGGCAATGATGTCTCGTCTTAAAACGTTAGAGGCGAAAACAAGGGCTTCGTCCATGCCGCACCGCGCGTCGGTGAATTCACACGACTATGAGGAATTGCGTT
Proteins encoded:
- the LOC116774733 gene encoding tetraspanin-33-like, with product MHRRRGPNFTYVSGCVKYMIFVLNFVFWLFGGLLIGVGLYAFIDKWQAMGQVKLETVYDVLLNISLLIALLGGIVFIVSFAGCIGALRENTCLLKFYSLCLLVLFLFEMGSAVCGFVFPRSLHGLFELGFTDRVVHSYRDDPDLQNFIDFAQKDFHCCGLTSDGYMDWSKNEYYNCTSPSVERCGVPFSCCINATDISSGLVNIMCGYGVQNYPVAEASKRVWTSGCIEIVRSWAERNLYTIASVALGVALSQLFVIYLAKTLEGQIELQKARWQT
- the LOC116774834 gene encoding myrosinase 1-like translates to MKLLSFLCLLIGSHAQERRFPEDFMFGAATSAYQIEGGWSADDKGENIWDRLTHTNPNVIKDVSNGDVAADTYNNYKRDVEVMRELGLDAYRFSLSWSRILPNGLANKVSDAGVEFYNNYIDEMIKYGITPMVTLFHWDLPQKLQDLGGFMNPLFPEWFEDYVRVVFGKFGDRVKHWITFNEPKEFCHQGYGSATKAPLLNITDIGTYYCARTLLLAHARAYRVYKNEFKKSQGGVCGIAISVGWYLPLTDSEQDKFAAEIKRQADFDLYIKPIYSKEGGFPKEIVKIVAEKSANQGYLRSRLPNFTDEEKELIRGTGDFIGVNHYTSSFVSATEYKIIHPVPSLYDDIDVGSYAPPEWPKSASAWLVQTPNSLYDALINLHKRYNGPIFYITENGWSSPQEADILDDDRIRYYRAALNDALKAIEDGVDLRGFMAWSLMDNFEWFEGYGARFGLYRVNFSSPGRERTPRKSAFVYKQIIKSRMIDEEYEPDTLDMSIDEGNRSFYTD